The Actinomadura sp. WMMB 499 genome includes a window with the following:
- a CDS encoding peptide chain release factor 3 gives MTTGTANPDDVLAEAARRRTFAVISHPDAGKSTLTEALALHASAIGQAGAVHGKSGRRGVTSDWMDMERSRGISITSSVLRFEYGGTLLNLLDTPGHADFSEDTYRVLAAVDGAIMLLDSAKGLEAQTLKLFDVCRHRRIPVITFVNKWDRPGREPLELLDEVEQRIGLRPAPLNWPVGVAGDFRGLVARGDGSYTRFHRAPGGATRAVAEHVPADRAAAEEGDAWTAATEELALLDEIGAVLDMDAFAAGTCTPVLFGAALPNFGVEALLETVCRLAPAPGPRADERGTDRPVGAPFAGQVFKVQAGMDRAHRDRLAFVRVCSGRFERGMSLTHAATGRPMGTKHAQTVFGRDRSTLDTAYPGDVIGLPNAAGVKVGDTLYDRRPVTFPPIPAFAPEHFMVAHVKDNGRAKQFRRGIDQLDNEGVVQVLRSDLRGDGAPVLAAVGPLQFEVVTARMEDEFGAPVTLNRLDYTTARLTDAASAPVLDAQRGVEVLTRVLDGALVAVFPDKWRVRAIERDKPDLTLTPMLAAGTPD, from the coding sequence GTGACCACGGGAACGGCGAACCCGGACGATGTGCTCGCGGAGGCGGCACGGCGGCGGACGTTCGCGGTGATCAGCCATCCGGACGCGGGCAAGTCGACGCTGACCGAGGCCCTCGCGCTGCACGCGTCGGCGATCGGGCAGGCGGGGGCGGTGCACGGCAAGTCCGGACGGCGCGGGGTGACCTCCGACTGGATGGACATGGAGCGCTCGCGGGGCATCTCGATCACCTCGTCGGTCCTGCGCTTCGAGTACGGCGGGACCCTCCTGAACCTCCTCGACACCCCCGGGCACGCCGACTTCTCCGAGGACACCTACCGGGTGCTGGCCGCGGTCGACGGCGCGATCATGCTGCTGGACTCGGCCAAGGGCCTGGAAGCGCAGACGCTGAAGCTGTTCGACGTCTGCCGCCACCGCCGCATCCCGGTCATCACCTTCGTGAACAAGTGGGACCGGCCCGGCCGCGAACCCCTCGAACTGCTGGACGAGGTCGAGCAGCGCATCGGGCTGCGTCCGGCACCGCTGAACTGGCCCGTCGGCGTCGCGGGCGACTTCCGCGGCCTCGTCGCACGGGGGGACGGCTCCTACACCCGCTTCCACCGCGCCCCCGGCGGCGCCACCCGCGCCGTCGCCGAGCACGTCCCCGCCGACCGGGCCGCCGCCGAGGAGGGCGACGCCTGGACGGCCGCGACCGAGGAACTCGCGCTGCTCGACGAGATCGGCGCCGTCCTCGACATGGACGCGTTCGCCGCCGGGACCTGCACGCCCGTCCTGTTCGGCGCCGCGCTGCCCAACTTCGGCGTCGAGGCGCTGCTGGAGACCGTGTGCCGGCTCGCGCCCGCCCCCGGCCCCCGCGCGGACGAACGCGGCACGGACCGTCCGGTCGGGGCGCCCTTCGCGGGGCAGGTGTTCAAGGTGCAGGCCGGCATGGACCGGGCCCACCGCGACCGCCTGGCCTTCGTGCGGGTGTGCTCGGGACGGTTCGAGCGCGGCATGTCCCTCACCCACGCCGCCACCGGACGGCCCATGGGCACCAAGCACGCGCAGACAGTGTTCGGCCGCGACCGCTCCACCCTCGACACCGCCTACCCCGGCGACGTCATCGGGCTGCCGAACGCGGCCGGCGTCAAGGTCGGCGACACCCTCTACGACCGGCGGCCGGTGACCTTCCCCCCGATCCCGGCGTTCGCCCCCGAGCACTTCATGGTCGCCCACGTGAAGGACAACGGCCGCGCCAAGCAGTTCCGCCGCGGCATCGACCAGCTCGACAACGAGGGCGTCGTGCAGGTGCTGCGCAGCGACCTGCGCGGCGACGGCGCCCCGGTCCTCGCGGCCGTCGGACCCCTGCAGTTCGAGGTCGTCACCGCCCGCATGGAGGACGAGTTCGGCGCCCCCGTCACCCTGAACCGCCTCGACTACACCACCGCGCGCCTCACCGACGCCGCCTCCGCCCCGGTCCTCGACGCCCAGCGCGGCGTCGAGGTCCTCACCCGCGTGCTGGACGGCGCCCTCGTCGCCGTCTTCCCCGACAAGTGGCGCGTCCGCGCGATCGAGCGCGACAAGCCCGACCTCACCCTGACCCCGATGCTCGCCGCCGGAACCCCCGACTAG
- a CDS encoding spermidine synthase, translating into MGALFEELDWRRTPMGAVSLRRRRDPATGADVYEVKLDDDFLMSSLWTAGEVELARLGLAALDDDGAGLDVVVGGLGLGHTAAAVLDDPRVRSLAVVEALGEVIEWHRAGLVPLGGRLSGDARCRLVHGDFFAMARTGFEPAPGGRVHAVLLDIDHSPRHVLDPPHAAFYRPGPLAELAARLHPGGVFALWSNDPPDDAFTGTLGEVFADVAAHVVEFPNPVQGGTSANTVYVARTPAGGPQP; encoded by the coding sequence ATGGGGGCACTGTTCGAGGAGCTCGACTGGCGGCGGACGCCCATGGGCGCCGTCAGCCTGCGGCGCCGGCGCGACCCGGCCACGGGCGCCGACGTCTACGAGGTCAAGCTCGACGACGACTTCCTCATGTCGAGCCTGTGGACGGCCGGTGAGGTCGAGCTCGCGCGGCTCGGCCTGGCCGCGCTGGACGACGACGGGGCGGGCCTCGACGTCGTCGTCGGGGGTCTCGGGCTCGGCCACACCGCCGCCGCGGTCCTCGACGACCCGCGGGTGCGGTCGCTCGCCGTGGTGGAGGCGCTCGGCGAGGTGATCGAGTGGCACCGCGCCGGGCTTGTCCCGCTCGGCGGGCGGCTCTCGGGCGACGCCCGCTGCCGGCTGGTGCACGGCGACTTCTTCGCCATGGCGCGGACCGGCTTCGAGCCGGCGCCCGGCGGCCGGGTCCACGCCGTCCTGCTGGACATCGACCACTCGCCGCGGCACGTCCTCGACCCGCCGCACGCCGCGTTCTACCGGCCGGGGCCGCTCGCCGAACTGGCCGCGCGGCTCCACCCCGGCGGCGTCTTCGCCCTCTGGTCGAACGACCCGCCGGACGACGCGTTCACCGGCACGCTCGGCGAGGTCTTCGCGGACGTGGCGGCGCACGTCGTCGAGTTCCCCAATCCCGTCCAGGGCGGGACGTCGGCCAACACCGTGTACGTCGCGCGCACGCCCGCCGGGGGTCCGCAGCCGTGA
- a CDS encoding MerR family transcriptional regulator, translating into MDGRHMQIGEVADRTGLSLRTIRHYEDVGVALPTARSQGGFRLYTDDDVARLLVIKRMKPLDFTLEEMRDLLTVLDELRSPDTGADARAGLAARLAAYRALVEERCAKIRARLSDAERFSAELAAELREHRA; encoded by the coding sequence ATGGACGGCAGGCACATGCAGATCGGCGAGGTCGCCGACCGGACCGGCCTGAGCCTGCGCACCATCCGGCATTACGAGGACGTCGGCGTGGCCCTGCCCACGGCCCGCTCCCAGGGCGGCTTCCGCCTCTACACCGACGACGACGTCGCGCGGCTCCTGGTCATCAAGCGGATGAAGCCCCTGGACTTCACCCTTGAGGAGATGCGCGACCTGCTGACCGTCCTGGACGAGCTGCGGTCCCCCGACACCGGCGCGGACGCCCGGGCCGGCCTCGCCGCACGGCTCGCCGCGTACCGCGCGCTGGTCGAGGAACGCTGCGCGAAGATCCGCGCCCGCCTGTCCGACGCCGAACGGTTCTCCGCCGAGCTCGCCGCGGAACTGCGCGAGCACCGCGCGTGA
- a CDS encoding helix-turn-helix domain-containing protein codes for MAETTRPHADETPTEPDATSRPAEPLWRDELGRCLRRLRLERGEILVETARRAGVSPQYLSEIERGVKEPSSEMIAAVAGALEVTLGDLTLEIATSLLTVPSRSAAAGPACRAAYALAA; via the coding sequence ATGGCCGAGACGACCCGACCGCACGCCGACGAGACGCCGACCGAGCCGGACGCGACGAGCCGTCCCGCGGAACCGCTGTGGCGCGACGAGCTCGGCCGGTGCCTGCGGCGCCTGCGCCTCGAGCGCGGCGAGATCCTGGTGGAGACCGCCCGCCGCGCGGGGGTCTCGCCCCAGTACCTGTCCGAGATCGAGCGCGGCGTCAAGGAGCCGTCGAGCGAGATGATCGCCGCGGTCGCCGGCGCCCTCGAGGTGACGCTCGGCGACCTGACGCTCGAGATCGCGACGAGCCTGCTGACCGTCCCGTCCAGGTCCGCGGCGGCGGGCCCGGCCTGCCGCGCCGCGTACGCCCTGGCCGCGTAG
- a CDS encoding ClpP family protease codes for MSTYTIPNVIARSQRGERIMDVYSHLLTERIIYLGTAIDAGVANALVAQLLHLEADSPENDIQLYINCEGGDPSAMLAVYDTLRYIRPQVATTCVGQAVAVGAVLLAAGAPGKRAALPHTRVVLHQPIGQSRGAIPDLILQADEVVRVRADIESILSRHTGQDTATLRADTDRDRVFTANAARAYGLIDHVIEERHPVPA; via the coding sequence ATGAGCACCTACACGATCCCGAACGTCATCGCGCGGAGCCAGCGCGGTGAACGGATCATGGACGTCTACTCGCACCTGCTGACGGAACGGATCATCTACCTCGGCACCGCCATCGACGCGGGCGTCGCGAACGCCCTCGTCGCGCAGCTGCTGCACCTGGAGGCCGACAGCCCCGAGAACGACATCCAGCTCTACATCAACTGCGAGGGCGGGGACCCGAGCGCGATGCTCGCCGTGTACGACACCCTCCGCTACATCCGTCCGCAGGTCGCGACGACGTGCGTGGGGCAGGCGGTCGCCGTCGGCGCCGTGCTCCTCGCCGCGGGCGCGCCCGGCAAGCGCGCCGCGCTGCCGCACACCCGCGTCGTCCTGCACCAGCCGATCGGGCAGAGCCGCGGGGCGATCCCGGACCTGATCCTGCAGGCGGACGAGGTCGTCCGCGTCCGCGCGGACATCGAAAGCATCCTGTCCCGGCACACCGGGCAGGACACCGCGACGCTGCGCGCCGACACCGACCGCGACCGCGTGTTCACCGCGAACGCCGCGCGGGCCTACGGCCTCATCGACCACGTGATCGAGGAACGGCACCCGGTCCCCGCGTAG
- a CDS encoding ClpP family protease, producing MSEERKAPLFDERARRELYRQRVLVLDGPLDDDNGTLLATQLITLAREDAAADVALWIHSPGGSVPSMLAIRDVMRLVPCDVSTLVLGIAYSAGQFLLSSGTRGKRRAMPHARVLMHQGSAGIAGAAVDIELQAGDLRHTRDTVLGLIAEDTGQPLERVFEDSLHDRWYTAREALEYGFIDTIVDDFDDLVPVRHRPIGLTASEGAGR from the coding sequence ATGAGCGAAGAACGGAAGGCGCCCCTGTTCGACGAACGGGCCCGGCGCGAGCTCTACCGGCAGCGCGTCCTCGTGCTCGACGGGCCCCTGGACGACGACAACGGCACGCTGCTCGCCACACAGCTGATCACCCTGGCGCGGGAGGACGCGGCGGCCGACGTCGCGTTGTGGATCCACTCCCCCGGCGGGTCGGTGCCGTCGATGCTCGCGATCCGCGACGTCATGCGGCTCGTCCCCTGCGACGTGTCCACGCTGGTGCTCGGCATCGCCTACAGCGCGGGCCAGTTCCTGCTGTCGTCCGGAACCCGCGGCAAGCGCCGCGCCATGCCGCACGCCCGGGTGCTGATGCACCAGGGCTCCGCCGGGATCGCCGGTGCCGCCGTCGACATCGAGCTGCAGGCCGGCGACCTGCGCCACACCCGCGACACCGTGCTCGGACTCATCGCCGAGGACACCGGCCAGCCCCTCGAGCGGGTGTTCGAGGACTCGCTGCACGACCGCTGGTACACCGCGCGGGAGGCCCTCGAGTACGGGTTCATCGACACGATCGTCGACGACTTCGACGATCTCGTCCCGGTGCGCCACCGTCCGATCGGGCTCACCGCCTCCGAGGGAGCGGGCCGATGA
- a CDS encoding DUF4132 domain-containing protein, which yields MPENEDLLVIPDDWRTSLHPRRGGTPAPPLELVPDAVSAVQEWVRESRDQIDHLLGGPLSDEALTRPARAHLLGDANPRGAAVLAAVLAAEWPLRDGYEYGTEPFATFADAWIVEHGPAFAAAAAVELGGVFVEGYGHRKREHVRHLRARRLDEHDPGYNRGLDCLELVAARVRAFLAAASEPEYRQAVETLAEHRRDGMRRLVAAYLVPTETAWSDELCRDLPDLRPHTWMMVLRTIGSAGQLAALLARRDGWYWLDGRPGVLATAVEGVGPALAPTLAAVADEEAGIGRDPSGLLRALGVLATDEAFRLLVDRLDRPHAHAAVIEAARRCPGRARRLLGEAAASGPAPISSYAARLLRDHVAPETGAVAAGSAREAPAESLPRLLVEPPWTRDRPAFRRVTVRGITPAADVPERATDVRALVPLALGKVGPRRYRAEAALRRLAAAEGEAAILEVAAEHGAAAAKAAGALLAADPLDDLPQAMPRQPVWVDPYLLPQVVLRENGLALPLDAVGHLVSMLSISTPDKPYAGIAAVKEICEPADLAELAWRLFASSGLRERPHDTDGTGWALTALGLLGDDETVRRLTPVIRTWPGDGGHHMAVKGLDVLLAIGSEVALLHLHNLATDLKYKGLRRKAQERIDALAGDLGLSGDQLGDRLVPDFGLDGNGGTYLDYGPRGFTVGFDELLRPYVMDGAGRRRATLPKPGVRDDPELAPAAQKRFAALKKDVRTVAGERLRRFEQAMVTRQLWTAEEFRTLITAHPLVRHLARRLVWITEDGRTFRVAEDRTLAGLRDDETLLGGSSRVGVAHPLQLSGDLAAWAEVFGDYEILQPFPQLNRFTYALTGEERAGTELARFHGVTVPVGGLLGLERRGWRRGSAEDGGVQVDVLRELPGGRALVVDISPGIAVGDLGFWPEQRIDRVRLDRGTLGDLDAITASEILADLVDLIT from the coding sequence ATGCCCGAGAACGAGGATCTTCTCGTCATTCCCGACGACTGGCGCACCTCACTACATCCACGGCGCGGCGGGACGCCCGCTCCCCCGCTCGAACTCGTCCCGGACGCCGTCTCCGCCGTCCAGGAGTGGGTGCGGGAGTCGCGCGACCAGATCGACCACCTGCTCGGCGGCCCGCTGAGCGACGAAGCGCTGACCCGTCCCGCCCGTGCGCACCTGCTGGGCGACGCGAACCCCCGGGGCGCCGCCGTGCTCGCGGCCGTCCTCGCCGCGGAGTGGCCGCTGCGGGACGGCTACGAGTACGGCACGGAACCGTTCGCCACCTTCGCGGACGCGTGGATCGTCGAGCACGGCCCGGCGTTCGCCGCCGCGGCGGCGGTCGAGCTCGGCGGCGTCTTCGTCGAGGGGTACGGGCACCGGAAGCGCGAGCACGTCCGCCACCTGCGCGCCCGCCGCCTGGACGAGCATGACCCCGGCTACAACCGCGGGCTGGACTGCCTCGAACTGGTCGCGGCGCGCGTCCGCGCCTTCCTCGCTGCCGCGAGCGAGCCGGAGTACCGGCAAGCCGTCGAGACGCTCGCCGAGCATCGCCGGGACGGCATGCGGCGGCTGGTCGCCGCGTACCTGGTGCCGACCGAGACGGCGTGGTCCGACGAACTCTGCCGCGACCTGCCCGACCTGCGACCCCACACCTGGATGATGGTGCTGCGGACGATCGGTTCGGCCGGGCAGCTCGCCGCGCTCCTCGCCCGCCGCGACGGGTGGTACTGGCTCGACGGTAGGCCGGGCGTGCTCGCGACGGCCGTCGAGGGCGTCGGCCCGGCGCTGGCCCCGACACTGGCCGCGGTCGCCGACGAGGAGGCCGGCATCGGGCGCGACCCGTCCGGGCTGCTGCGGGCCCTCGGCGTGCTGGCCACCGACGAGGCCTTCCGGCTCCTGGTCGACCGCCTCGACCGGCCGCACGCGCACGCGGCCGTGATCGAGGCGGCCCGCCGCTGCCCCGGACGGGCGCGGCGGCTGCTCGGCGAGGCGGCCGCGTCCGGTCCCGCGCCGATCTCCTCCTACGCCGCCCGGCTGCTGCGCGACCATGTGGCGCCCGAGACCGGTGCCGTCGCCGCCGGATCGGCGCGGGAGGCCCCGGCCGAGTCCCTGCCGCGGCTGCTGGTCGAGCCGCCGTGGACGCGCGACCGTCCGGCGTTCAGGCGCGTGACCGTCCGGGGGATCACACCGGCCGCGGACGTGCCGGAGCGCGCGACGGACGTCCGCGCCCTCGTCCCCCTCGCGCTGGGGAAGGTCGGCCCGCGGCGCTACCGGGCGGAGGCCGCCCTCAGGCGCCTGGCGGCGGCCGAAGGTGAGGCGGCGATCCTCGAGGTCGCCGCCGAGCACGGCGCCGCGGCCGCGAAGGCGGCCGGGGCGCTGCTCGCCGCCGACCCCCTGGACGACCTGCCGCAGGCGATGCCCCGGCAGCCGGTCTGGGTTGATCCGTACCTCCTGCCCCAGGTCGTCCTCCGGGAGAACGGTCTGGCGCTTCCCCTCGACGCGGTCGGCCACCTCGTCTCGATGCTGTCCATCTCCACGCCGGACAAGCCCTACGCGGGCATCGCCGCCGTCAAGGAGATCTGCGAGCCCGCCGACCTGGCCGAACTCGCCTGGCGGCTGTTCGCGTCGTCGGGCCTGCGCGAGCGGCCGCACGACACCGACGGCACCGGCTGGGCGCTGACGGCCCTCGGCCTGCTCGGCGACGACGAGACGGTGCGCAGGCTCACGCCGGTCATCCGGACCTGGCCGGGCGACGGCGGCCACCACATGGCGGTCAAGGGCCTGGACGTCCTGCTCGCGATCGGCTCCGAGGTGGCGCTCCTGCACCTCCACAACCTGGCCACCGACCTCAAGTACAAGGGCCTCAGGCGGAAGGCGCAGGAGCGGATCGACGCCCTCGCCGGCGATCTCGGGCTGAGCGGCGACCAGCTCGGCGACCGGCTCGTCCCGGACTTCGGGCTGGACGGCAACGGCGGGACGTACCTCGACTACGGGCCGCGCGGTTTCACGGTGGGCTTCGACGAACTGCTCAGACCGTACGTGATGGACGGCGCCGGCAGGCGGCGCGCGACCCTGCCCAAGCCGGGCGTCCGCGACGACCCGGAGCTGGCACCGGCGGCCCAGAAGCGGTTCGCCGCGCTGAAGAAGGACGTCCGTACCGTGGCGGGCGAACGGCTCCGGCGGTTCGAGCAGGCCATGGTCACGCGGCAGCTGTGGACCGCCGAGGAGTTCCGGACGCTGATCACCGCGCATCCGCTGGTGCGGCACCTCGCCCGGCGGCTGGTGTGGATCACCGAGGACGGCCGCACGTTCCGCGTCGCCGAGGACCGGACGCTCGCCGGCCTCCGGGACGACGAGACGCTCCTGGGCGGCTCGTCCCGCGTGGGGGTGGCGCACCCGCTCCAGCTGTCCGGCGACCTCGCGGCGTGGGCCGAGGTGTTCGGCGACTACGAGATCCTCCAGCCCTTCCCGCAGCTGAACCGATTTACGTATGCGCTGACCGGTGAGGAACGCGCGGGCACCGAACTGGCGCGCTTCCACGGCGTCACCGTCCCGGTCGGCGGGCTGCTGGGCCTGGAACGGCGCGGCTGGCGGCGGGGGAGCGCCGAGGACGGCGGCGTCCAGGTCGACGTCCTCCGGGAGCTGCCCGGCGGCCGGGCCCTCGTCGTCGACATCAGTCCGGGCATCGCCGTCGGCGACCTCGGTTTCTGGCCCGAGCAGCGCATCGATCGCGTCCGGCTCGACCGGGGCACCCTCGGCGACCTGGACGCGATCACCGCCTCGGAGATCCTGGCCGATCTGGTCGACCTGATCACCTGA